The Bordetella sp. FB-8 genome includes a window with the following:
- a CDS encoding polysaccharide deacetylase family protein, which produces MSSFVPEAPLPPAEAGMTSAARRWRPAPLVAGAAAMHAGAVAVIAAHPASWPWAAASAFASHAAVVGCGLWPRSNLLGPNLTMLPASAGDQIALTIDDGPDPEITPRVLDLLERHGARATFFCIGEAARRHPHWIEAIAARGHAIENHSHRHRLLFSLRGPRWLRREIEAAQQTLTELSGTRPLFFRAPAGLRNPFLEPVLCALGLHLASWTRRGFDTRARDTHRVARRLTEGLSARDILLLHDGNAGRDANGRPVVLDVLPVVLRAAQQAGLRWTTLRAAIPAGPADAHAFSPADALRPE; this is translated from the coding sequence ATGAGTTCCTTCGTACCCGAGGCTCCTTTGCCGCCGGCAGAAGCAGGCATGACGAGCGCTGCGCGCCGCTGGCGGCCCGCCCCCCTTGTTGCGGGCGCCGCGGCCATGCATGCCGGCGCCGTGGCGGTGATCGCGGCCCATCCGGCTTCGTGGCCGTGGGCCGCAGCCAGTGCCTTTGCATCGCATGCAGCCGTGGTGGGTTGCGGCCTCTGGCCCCGCAGCAATCTGCTCGGGCCTAATCTGACGATGCTGCCGGCGAGCGCCGGCGATCAGATCGCGCTCACGATCGACGACGGCCCCGATCCCGAGATCACCCCGCGCGTGCTGGACCTGCTCGAGCGCCACGGCGCCCGTGCCACGTTCTTCTGCATCGGCGAAGCGGCGCGCCGGCATCCGCACTGGATCGAGGCCATCGCGGCGCGCGGCCACGCAATCGAGAACCACAGCCATCGCCACCGCCTGCTTTTCTCGCTGCGGGGGCCGCGTTGGCTGCGGCGCGAGATCGAGGCCGCGCAGCAGACGCTGACCGAACTCAGCGGCACGCGCCCATTGTTCTTTCGCGCGCCTGCCGGGCTGCGCAATCCTTTTCTCGAGCCAGTGCTGTGCGCACTGGGTCTGCACCTGGCCAGCTGGACGCGGCGCGGTTTCGATACCCGCGCCCGCGACACGCACCGGGTCGCCCGGCGCCTGACAGAAGGGCTGAGCGCGCGCGACATCCTGCTACTGCACGACGGCAACGCAGGACGCGATGCGAATGGCAGGCCGGTGGTACTGGATGTGCTGCCCGTCGTCCTGCGGGCCGCGCAGCAAGCCGGCCTGCGCTGGACGACGCTGCGCGCGGCGATCCCGGCAGGCCCCGCGGATGCGCACGCCTTTTCGCCGGCCGACGCCCTGCGGCCGGAATGA
- a CDS encoding aminopeptidase P N-terminal domain-containing protein encodes MSLPATDIAPFRERRRRLLAHMRAQGGGIAVLPTAPHAVRNRDAEYPYRHDSDFYYLSGFIEPEAWLVLIAGADDHALLFCQPRDPKMETWTGLRVGPEAAAERFDLDEAYSTEELDDILPELLLDQPTLYAPFDRGEIVDGPVQAWLQAARGQTRQGRRLPRRVQDISPILAEMRLVKDAVEIATMRRAARISAGAHARAMRAVRPGMREYELEAELLYEFRRHGAQAPAYTSIVAGGANACILHYPAGEAELRDGDLVLIDAACELDSYASDITRTFPVNGRYSGPQRALYDLTVAAQQAAADAIRPGRPFNAGHQAALRVLAQGMLDEKLLKGTLDGVLESGAYSRFYMHQTGHWLGLDVHDVGDYRDPAAPYADDARPWRALAPGMMLTIEPGIYVTAADDVPSQFWNIGIRTEDDALVTETGCELITRGVPVDAREIEALMRE; translated from the coding sequence ATGAGCCTGCCCGCCACCGATATCGCCCCTTTCCGTGAACGCCGCCGTCGGCTGCTTGCGCACATGCGCGCCCAGGGCGGCGGCATCGCGGTCCTGCCCACCGCGCCGCACGCCGTGCGCAACCGCGACGCCGAATACCCCTACCGCCACGACAGCGACTTTTACTACCTGAGCGGCTTCATCGAGCCCGAGGCGTGGCTGGTGCTGATCGCGGGCGCCGACGATCACGCGCTGCTGTTCTGCCAGCCGCGCGATCCCAAGATGGAGACCTGGACGGGCTTGCGCGTCGGTCCCGAGGCCGCAGCCGAACGCTTCGACCTGGATGAGGCCTACAGCACCGAGGAACTCGACGACATCCTGCCCGAACTGCTGCTCGACCAGCCCACGCTGTACGCGCCGTTCGATCGCGGCGAGATCGTGGACGGACCCGTGCAGGCGTGGCTGCAAGCCGCCCGCGGCCAGACCCGGCAGGGTCGCAGGCTGCCGCGGCGCGTGCAGGATATCTCGCCCATTTTGGCCGAGATGCGTCTGGTCAAAGATGCCGTCGAGATTGCCACCATGCGCCGCGCCGCGCGTATTTCGGCGGGCGCTCACGCCCGCGCCATGCGCGCCGTGCGGCCCGGCATGCGCGAATACGAGCTGGAGGCCGAACTGCTCTACGAATTCCGCCGCCACGGCGCTCAGGCTCCGGCCTACACCAGCATCGTCGCAGGCGGCGCCAATGCCTGCATCCTGCACTATCCCGCGGGCGAGGCCGAACTGCGCGACGGCGACCTGGTGCTGATCGATGCCGCCTGCGAGCTCGACAGCTACGCCTCCGACATCACCCGCACTTTTCCCGTGAACGGCCGCTACAGCGGTCCGCAGCGCGCGCTTTACGACCTGACCGTGGCGGCCCAGCAGGCCGCCGCCGATGCGATTCGTCCCGGCCGGCCCTTTAACGCCGGCCACCAGGCCGCCCTGCGCGTGCTGGCGCAGGGCATGCTCGACGAAAAGCTGCTCAAGGGTACGCTGGACGGTGTGCTGGAGTCGGGCGCCTACAGCCGCTTCTATATGCACCAGACCGGCCATTGGCTTGGGCTGGATGTGCACGATGTGGGCGATTACCGCGATCCGGCGGCGCCTTATGCCGACGACGCCCGTCCTTGGCGCGCGCTCGCTCCCGGCATGATGCTCACCATTGAGCCAGGTATCTACGTCACTGCGGCCGACGACGTGCCATCCCAGTTCTGGAACATCGGCATACGCACCGAGGACGATGCGCTGGTCACCGAGACGGGCTGCGAACTCATCACGCGCGGCGTGCCGGTGGATGCCCGTGAAATCGAAGCTCTGATGCGGGAATGA
- a CDS encoding sodium:calcium antiporter, with protein sequence MLTALFLFLLSAALIYLACEYFVNSVEWVGHRFSMSATATGTVLAAFGTALPESVVTFMAVMFGRTPAQKDIGVGAAMGGPLVLSTVAYAVVGLVLLSMVRKGAAPRIEEKAQRRLARDQAWFMAVFVVKLGLGLLTFAWKPWLGILFVAVYAVYVKRELACDEERIDQADLEPLKLRPRAANPGLLWAGGQTLLALVVITAASRVFVQQIGELGAFMGMSPHVAALLLAPVATELPEILNALIWVRQGKAHLALANISGAMMIQATIPSALGIFMTPWLFDAPLLMSGLVTLATIVLLWLRLRQGRVTAGVLAWAGGFYLVFAAWLAWYFGS encoded by the coding sequence ATGCTGACCGCCCTATTCCTCTTCCTGTTGTCCGCGGCCCTGATCTATCTGGCCTGCGAGTATTTCGTCAATAGCGTCGAATGGGTCGGCCATCGGTTCTCGATGAGCGCGACGGCCACGGGCACGGTGCTGGCCGCATTCGGCACGGCCCTGCCGGAAAGCGTGGTGACTTTCATGGCGGTGATGTTCGGCCGCACGCCCGCGCAAAAGGACATCGGCGTGGGGGCGGCCATGGGCGGTCCGCTGGTGCTGTCCACGGTGGCCTACGCCGTGGTCGGTCTGGTGCTGCTGTCCATGGTCCGCAAAGGCGCGGCGCCGCGGATCGAAGAAAAAGCCCAGCGGCGCCTGGCGCGCGACCAGGCCTGGTTCATGGCCGTGTTCGTAGTCAAGCTGGGATTGGGCTTGCTGACCTTCGCCTGGAAACCCTGGCTGGGCATCCTGTTCGTGGCCGTGTATGCGGTCTACGTCAAGCGCGAACTGGCCTGCGACGAAGAGCGCATCGACCAGGCGGACCTCGAACCGCTCAAGCTGCGTCCTCGCGCGGCCAATCCCGGCTTGCTCTGGGCAGGCGGCCAGACGCTGCTGGCCCTGGTGGTGATCACCGCGGCGTCGCGCGTGTTCGTGCAGCAAATCGGCGAACTGGGCGCATTCATGGGCATGTCGCCGCACGTGGCGGCTTTGCTGTTGGCTCCGGTGGCCACCGAATTGCCGGAAATACTCAACGCGCTGATCTGGGTGCGCCAGGGCAAGGCGCACCTCGCCCTGGCCAATATATCGGGCGCCATGATGATACAGGCGACGATTCCCAGTGCCCTGGGCATTTTCATGACGCCTTGGCTGTTCGATGCGCCGCTGCTAATGTCGGGGCTAGTAACGCTGGCGACCATCGTTCTGCTGTGGTTGCGTTTGCGCCAAGGCCGGGTGACGGCGGGCGTGCTGGCCTGGGCGGGCGGCTTCTACTTGGTGTTCGCCGCCTGGCTGGCGTGGTATTTCGGAAGTTGA
- the dusB gene encoding tRNA dihydrouridine synthase DusB, producing MQIGSWTLPNNVLVAPMAGVTDRPFRQLCKRLGAGYAVSEMAASNPRLWDSVKTSRRLNHDGEIAPVSVQIAGADPAMMAEAAVFNAQRGARIIDINMGCPAKKVCNLASGSALLRHEDLVRRILDAVVAACAPLGVPVTLKTRTGWDREHKNALRIARMAQDAGIAALTLHGRTRADLYAGQAEYDTLREVKAALAIPVVANGDIDSPEKARAVLDYTGADAVMIGRAAQGRPWIFREIDHYLRTGDKLAAPSQAEMRDLLLEHLDDHYRFYGEHTGVRTARKHIGWYIEGLPGAEDFRSRMNLIDNTAGQAQAVARWFDQLTQDGGQPQRLAA from the coding sequence ATGCAAATCGGCTCATGGACCCTTCCGAACAATGTACTTGTCGCCCCCATGGCCGGCGTCACCGATCGCCCCTTCCGGCAGCTGTGCAAGCGCCTGGGCGCGGGCTACGCAGTATCTGAGATGGCCGCCAGCAACCCCAGGCTCTGGGACAGCGTCAAGACCTCGCGCCGCCTGAACCACGATGGCGAAATCGCCCCCGTGTCCGTGCAGATCGCCGGCGCCGACCCCGCCATGATGGCTGAGGCCGCCGTCTTCAACGCCCAGCGCGGCGCCCGCATCATCGACATCAACATGGGTTGCCCCGCAAAGAAGGTATGCAATCTCGCCAGCGGTTCGGCCCTGCTGCGCCATGAAGACCTGGTACGTCGCATACTCGATGCCGTGGTCGCGGCCTGCGCTCCGCTGGGCGTGCCGGTGACGCTCAAGACCCGCACCGGCTGGGACCGCGAGCACAAGAACGCGCTGCGCATCGCCCGCATGGCGCAGGATGCTGGCATCGCCGCGCTGACCCTGCACGGGCGCACCCGCGCCGACCTCTATGCCGGCCAGGCCGAGTACGACACTCTGCGCGAAGTCAAGGCGGCGCTCGCCATCCCGGTCGTGGCCAACGGCGATATCGACTCGCCCGAGAAGGCGCGCGCCGTCCTGGATTACACTGGCGCCGACGCCGTGATGATCGGACGCGCAGCCCAGGGGCGGCCCTGGATATTCCGCGAAATCGATCATTACTTGCGCACCGGCGACAAGCTCGCCGCGCCCTCGCAAGCCGAGATGCGCGACTTGCTGCTGGAACATCTGGACGATCACTACCGTTTCTACGGCGAGCACACCGGCGTACGCACGGCACGCAAGCATATCGGCTGGTACATCGAGGGCCTGCCCGGCGCGGAAGATTTCCGCTCGCGCATGAACCTGATCGACAACACAGCAGGCCAGGCGCAAGCCGTGGCGCGGTGGTTCGACCAGTTGACGCAAGACGGCGGCCAACCGCAGCGCCTAGCGGCCTGA
- a CDS encoding helix-turn-helix domain-containing protein, whose amino-acid sequence MSKQTALEECVRTSLARYFEDLDGSAPHDMWDMVMHCVERPVLEVAMERAGGNQSRASEMLGITRNTLRKKLLAHNLQP is encoded by the coding sequence ATGAGCAAGCAAACTGCCCTGGAAGAATGCGTGCGCACCAGCCTGGCGCGCTACTTCGAAGACCTCGACGGCTCCGCCCCCCACGACATGTGGGACATGGTGATGCACTGCGTCGAGCGGCCCGTTCTTGAAGTCGCCATGGAGCGCGCCGGCGGCAACCAGTCGCGCGCTTCCGAAATGCTCGGCATCACCCGCAATACGCTGCGCAAGAAATTGCTGGCGCACAACCTGCAGCCCTGA
- the purH gene encoding bifunctional phosphoribosylaminoimidazolecarboxamide formyltransferase/IMP cyclohydrolase: MKIETALLSVSDKTGIVEFAQALHQRGVRLLSTGGTAKLLAQAGLPVTEVATHTGSPEILDGRVKTLHPKIHGGLLARRDSAEHLKTIAEHGIDRIDLLVVNLYPFRETIIKPDCTFADAVENIDIGGPAMLRAAAKNHGTEAGGVTVVIDPCDYARVLDEIDENDGTSYSLRLELAGKVYAHTASYDGAIAAYLSSLKDSTPEQNAVPERAEYPGVLTLQIQREQTLRYGENPHQTAAFYVDPQRPVGLLAGYAQLQGKELSYNNIADADAAWECVRSFALAACVIIKHANPCGVAVAADAFTAYRQAFKTDPTSAFGGIIAFNRKVDLATAEAVSKQFMEVLLAPAYDDDALALLAAKKNVRVLIVPLGDGQNPYDVKRVGGGWLVQTPDFYDPAFENFKVVTSRKPTENEMNNLLFAWKVAKFVKSNAIVFAGNGLTLGVGAGQMSRIDSARIASIKAANAGLSLQGSAAASDAFFPFRDGLDVIVDAGATCVIQPGGSVRDDEVIAAAEERGIAMVLTGTRHFRH, from the coding sequence ATGAAAATAGAAACCGCCCTCCTCTCGGTCTCCGACAAGACCGGCATCGTCGAATTCGCCCAGGCGCTGCACCAGCGCGGCGTGCGCCTGCTGTCCACCGGCGGCACCGCCAAGCTGCTGGCCCAGGCCGGACTGCCCGTGACCGAGGTGGCCACGCACACCGGCTCGCCCGAGATCCTGGATGGCCGCGTCAAGACCCTGCATCCCAAGATCCATGGCGGCCTGCTGGCCCGCCGCGACAGCGCCGAACACCTCAAGACTATCGCTGAACACGGCATCGACCGCATCGACCTGCTAGTGGTCAATCTCTATCCCTTCCGCGAAACCATCATCAAGCCGGACTGCACCTTCGCAGACGCCGTGGAGAACATCGACATCGGCGGCCCGGCCATGCTGCGCGCCGCGGCCAAGAACCACGGTACCGAAGCGGGCGGCGTTACGGTGGTGATCGACCCCTGCGACTACGCCCGCGTGCTGGACGAGATCGACGAGAACGACGGCACCTCCTACTCGCTGCGCCTGGAGCTGGCCGGCAAGGTCTACGCCCACACGGCCTCCTACGACGGCGCCATCGCCGCCTATCTGAGCAGCCTGAAAGACTCCACGCCCGAGCAGAACGCCGTCCCGGAACGCGCCGAATATCCGGGCGTGCTGACCCTGCAGATCCAGCGCGAGCAGACCTTGCGCTACGGCGAAAACCCGCACCAGACCGCGGCCTTCTACGTCGATCCGCAGCGCCCTGTGGGCCTGCTGGCTGGCTACGCGCAACTGCAGGGCAAGGAACTCTCGTACAACAACATCGCGGACGCCGATGCCGCCTGGGAATGCGTACGCAGCTTCGCGCTTGCGGCCTGCGTCATCATCAAACATGCCAACCCCTGCGGCGTGGCCGTGGCGGCCGATGCGTTCACCGCCTATCGCCAGGCCTTCAAGACCGATCCCACCTCGGCCTTCGGCGGCATCATCGCCTTCAACCGCAAGGTCGACCTGGCCACGGCCGAAGCCGTGAGCAAGCAGTTCATGGAAGTGCTGCTGGCTCCCGCCTACGACGACGATGCGCTGGCGCTGCTGGCCGCCAAGAAGAACGTGCGCGTGCTGATCGTGCCGCTGGGCGACGGCCAGAACCCCTACGACGTCAAGCGCGTGGGCGGCGGCTGGCTGGTGCAGACGCCGGATTTCTACGATCCCGCGTTCGAGAACTTCAAGGTCGTCACCTCGCGCAAGCCCACCGAGAACGAGATGAACAACCTGCTGTTCGCCTGGAAGGTGGCCAAGTTCGTCAAGTCCAACGCCATCGTCTTCGCCGGCAACGGCCTGACGCTGGGCGTGGGCGCGGGCCAGATGAGCCGCATCGACTCGGCGCGCATCGCCTCGATCAAGGCCGCCAACGCGGGCCTGTCGCTGCAAGGCTCGGCGGCCGCCTCCGACGCCTTCTTTCCCTTCCGCGACGGCCTGGACGTGATCGTCGATGCTGGCGCGACCTGCGTGATCCAGCCCGGCGGCAGCGTGCGCGACGACGAGGTGATCGCCGCGGCCGAAGAGCGCGGCATCGCCATGGTGCTCACGGGCACCCGCCATTTCCGCCATTAG
- the ruvC gene encoding crossover junction endodeoxyribonuclease RuvC: protein MRVLGIDPGLRRTGFGVIDSEGMRLRYVASGTIVVPPALPLPERLKVILDNLRQVAQDTQPDVAALEIVFLNTNPASTLLLGQARGAALCALADSRLDVHEYTALQIKKAVVGTGRAAKEQVQMMVQRLLSLNGTPAPDSADALACAICHAHVGPMQQRLTQAQGSPSSRARVRAGRLRG, encoded by the coding sequence ATGAGGGTGCTCGGCATCGATCCCGGCCTGCGCCGCACCGGCTTCGGCGTCATCGATTCCGAAGGTATGCGGCTGCGCTATGTGGCCAGCGGGACCATCGTGGTCCCGCCCGCGCTGCCGCTGCCCGAGCGGCTCAAGGTGATCCTGGATAACCTGCGCCAGGTCGCCCAGGACACGCAGCCCGACGTGGCCGCGCTCGAAATCGTCTTTCTCAACACCAATCCGGCCTCGACCCTGTTGCTGGGCCAGGCGCGCGGCGCCGCCTTGTGCGCACTGGCCGACAGCCGGCTCGATGTACACGAGTACACCGCCCTGCAGATCAAGAAAGCCGTGGTCGGCACCGGCCGCGCGGCGAAAGAGCAGGTGCAGATGATGGTGCAGCGGCTGCTGTCCCTGAACGGCACGCCTGCGCCCGACTCGGCCGACGCCCTGGCATGCGCCATCTGCCACGCGCATGTGGGGCCCATGCAGCAGCGGCTGACGCAGGCGCAGGGCTCGCCCAGTTCGCGCGCGCGGGTGCGGGCCGGGCGGCTGCGCGGCTAG
- the ruvA gene encoding Holliday junction branch migration protein RuvA: protein MIGRITGTLLEKTPPTICVDVGGVGYEIDVPMSTLYTLPETGAKVTLHTHLVVREDAHLLFGFANAGERSAFRQLIKVTGIGARIALAVLSGMSVSELAQAVTLQESARLTRVPGIGKKTAERLLLELRGKLGADVGAVIHAVPDNQTDILNALLALGYSDKESMAALKQLPQGVGVSEGIKHALKALAR, encoded by the coding sequence ATGATCGGACGCATAACCGGAACCCTGCTCGAAAAGACCCCACCCACGATTTGCGTGGACGTGGGCGGCGTGGGCTATGAAATCGACGTGCCCATGAGCACGCTCTATACCTTGCCCGAGACCGGCGCGAAGGTGACGCTCCATACCCACCTGGTAGTGCGCGAGGACGCGCACCTGCTGTTCGGTTTCGCCAACGCCGGGGAACGCAGCGCCTTCCGGCAACTGATCAAGGTCACCGGCATCGGCGCGCGCATCGCGCTGGCGGTGCTCTCGGGCATGTCGGTGTCCGAACTGGCCCAGGCCGTCACCCTTCAGGAATCCGCACGGCTCACGCGCGTGCCCGGCATCGGCAAGAAGACCGCCGAACGGCTGCTTCTGGAGCTGCGCGGCAAGTTGGGCGCCGACGTCGGCGCCGTCATCCACGCCGTACCCGACAACCAGACCGACATTCTCAACGCACTGCTGGCCCTGGGCTATTCGGACAAGGAATCCATGGCCGCGCTCAAGCAGTTGCCCCAGGGTGTGGGCGTGTCGGAGGGCATCAAGCACGCGCTCAAGGCGCTGGCGCGCTGA
- a CDS encoding NAD(P)-dependent oxidoreductase codes for MTFVELDDLLAQSHVVSLHLLLDEQTRGLISPQRIAAMRDSVILVNTARGGIVDEAAI; via the coding sequence GTGACCTTTGTCGAACTGGACGATCTGCTCGCGCAAAGCCATGTAGTCTCGCTGCATCTGCTGCTCGACGAACAGACGCGCGGCCTGATATCCCCCCAACGCATCGCCGCAATGCGCGATAGCGTCATTCTCGTCAATACCGCGCGCGGCGGCATCGTCGACGAAGCCGCCATATAA
- the ruvB gene encoding Holliday junction branch migration DNA helicase RuvB — protein MAIQNDSLSSLPEPARLVAPQAVSPNEESIERALRPKALQEYVGQVRAREQLEIFIAAARKRSEALDHVLLFGPPGLGKTTLAHIIAYEMGVQLRQTSGPVLERPGDLAALLTNLERNDVLFIDEIHRLSPVVEEILYPALEDFQIDILIGEGPSARSVKLDLQPFTLVGATTRAGMLTNPLRDRFGIVSRLEFYNAEELSRIVTRSAGLLNATITPEGAQEVARRSRGTPRIANRLLRRVRDYAQVKASGIIDADVAGRALAMLEVDPQGLDLMDRKLLEAVVHRFDGGPVGVDSLAAAIGEERDTIEDVIEPYLIQHGYLQRTPRGRMATQTTWRHLGLTPPTGRSASDSGGLF, from the coding sequence ATGGCCATTCAGAACGACTCGCTTTCCTCCTTACCCGAACCGGCGCGCCTGGTCGCGCCACAAGCTGTTTCGCCCAACGAGGAATCGATCGAGCGCGCCCTGCGCCCGAAGGCGCTGCAGGAATATGTCGGCCAGGTCCGGGCGCGCGAGCAGCTGGAAATCTTCATCGCCGCGGCCCGCAAGCGCAGCGAGGCGCTCGATCACGTACTGCTCTTCGGACCGCCCGGGCTGGGCAAGACCACGCTGGCCCACATCATCGCCTACGAAATGGGCGTGCAACTGCGCCAGACCTCGGGTCCCGTGCTGGAGCGCCCCGGCGACCTGGCCGCGCTACTGACCAACCTGGAGCGCAACGACGTACTCTTCATCGACGAGATCCACCGACTCTCGCCGGTCGTCGAGGAAATCCTCTATCCGGCGCTCGAGGATTTTCAGATCGACATCCTCATCGGCGAAGGCCCGTCCGCGCGCAGCGTCAAGCTCGACCTGCAGCCCTTCACCCTGGTGGGCGCCACCACGCGCGCCGGGATGCTCACCAATCCGCTGCGCGACCGCTTCGGCATCGTCTCGCGCCTGGAGTTCTACAACGCCGAAGAACTCTCGCGCATCGTCACGCGCAGCGCGGGCCTGCTCAACGCCACAATCACCCCCGAAGGCGCGCAGGAAGTGGCGCGCCGATCCCGCGGCACGCCGCGCATCGCCAATCGCCTGCTGCGTCGCGTGCGCGATTACGCCCAGGTCAAGGCCAGCGGCATCATCGATGCCGACGTGGCGGGCCGGGCGCTCGCCATGCTGGAAGTCGATCCGCAGGGCCTGGATCTGATGGACCGCAAGCTGCTTGAAGCTGTGGTGCACAGGTTCGACGGCGGCCCGGTGGGCGTGGACAGCCTGGCCGCGGCCATCGGCGAGGAACGCGACACCATCGAGGACGTGATCGAGCCCTATCTGATCCAGCATGGCTATTTGCAGCGCACGCCGCGCGGGCGCATGGCGACCCAGACCACCTGGCGCCACCTGGGCCTTACGCCGCCGACGGGGCGCTCCGCCAGCGACAGCGGTGGTCTGTTCTGA
- a CDS encoding ATP-binding protein: protein MGFLRLLVPRSLRARLILLVLGSALLAQAATLATVTYLRNQFLDKVAIEYVATTIRTLRAALAQIPAEDRASFVRVASQGQWHLWSRLLPPEARLQRRPDRRWRDHEPPPLPPEYDGIRDAMRGPLLMLNRRLNDGTRVALSRGPRPEVFISLAPDPTYEDMPQLHEWLVIPIERLTPAFSTSLLAIWLGGMGLVLILSVGFSWHITGPMTRLAEAADQLAAGQPQRVEPAGPREIRVVGERFNAMLDALAESDSVRRTLLSGLPHDLKGPLSRMWLRIEMADDSSVKEGLRKDLQDMQYMVDQFIGFARGTDPAGYNYAPLSLPEWLAERVHAWSDAGTDITLKAPEDANMVISGDAVALGRLLDNLVGNALHHGATPIDVVLRQEGDVAVLDVSDHGPGIEPERRQEALRPFARLDGARTRSGNVGLGLALAEAIALAHHGKLELRDAQGGGLLVRIRLPIPAAI, encoded by the coding sequence ATGGGTTTTTTGCGTTTGCTGGTGCCGCGATCGCTGCGCGCGCGCCTGATCCTGCTGGTTCTGGGCTCGGCGCTGCTGGCCCAGGCGGCCACGCTGGCCACCGTTACCTATCTGCGCAACCAGTTCCTGGACAAGGTGGCCATCGAGTACGTGGCCACGACCATCCGCACTTTGCGCGCCGCCCTGGCGCAGATTCCTGCCGAAGATCGCGCCAGTTTCGTGCGCGTGGCCTCGCAGGGGCAGTGGCATCTGTGGTCGCGCCTGCTGCCGCCGGAAGCGCGCCTTCAGCGGCGTCCCGACCGCCGCTGGCGCGATCACGAACCCCCGCCGCTGCCCCCCGAATACGACGGCATCCGCGACGCCATGCGCGGTCCGCTGCTCATGCTCAACCGGCGGCTCAACGACGGTACGCGCGTGGCCTTGTCGCGCGGTCCCCGGCCCGAGGTCTTCATTTCGCTGGCGCCCGATCCCACCTACGAGGACATGCCGCAGCTGCACGAGTGGCTGGTCATTCCCATCGAGCGCCTGACGCCCGCGTTCTCCACCTCGCTCCTGGCCATCTGGCTGGGCGGCATGGGTCTGGTGCTGATTCTGTCAGTGGGCTTCTCCTGGCATATCACCGGCCCCATGACCCGCCTGGCCGAGGCCGCCGACCAACTGGCCGCCGGCCAGCCGCAGCGCGTCGAGCCGGCCGGCCCGCGGGAAATCCGCGTGGTGGGCGAGCGCTTTAACGCCATGCTCGACGCCCTGGCTGAATCCGATTCCGTGCGGCGCACCCTGCTTTCCGGTCTGCCCCACGATCTCAAGGGGCCTTTGTCCCGCATGTGGCTGCGCATTGAAATGGCGGACGACTCGTCCGTCAAGGAAGGGCTGCGCAAGGACCTGCAGGACATGCAGTACATGGTCGATCAGTTCATCGGCTTCGCGCGCGGGACCGATCCGGCCGGCTACAACTATGCGCCGCTTTCCTTGCCCGAGTGGCTGGCCGAGCGCGTGCATGCCTGGAGCGACGCGGGCACCGACATCACCCTGAAAGCGCCCGAAGACGCCAATATGGTCATCAGTGGCGATGCCGTGGCCCTGGGGCGCTTGCTGGACAATCTGGTCGGCAATGCCCTGCATCACGGCGCCACGCCTATCGACGTGGTCCTGCGCCAGGAGGGCGATGTGGCTGTGCTGGATGTTTCAGACCACGGCCCCGGCATCGAACCCGAACGCCGCCAGGAAGCCCTGCGCCCCTTCGCGCGGCTGGACGGCGCACGTACGCGCTCGGGCAATGTGGGTCTGGGCCTGGCGCTGGCCGAGGCCATCGCTTTGGCGCATCACGGCAAGCTGGAACTGCGCGACGCGCAGGGGGGCGGCCTGCTGGTGCGCATCAGGCTGCCTATCCCCGCCGCCATCTGA